One genomic segment of Hymenobacter psoromatis includes these proteins:
- a CDS encoding OmpH family outer membrane protein: protein MKNPAQLAFNAVLLVAVAILYFLHFNQRPVAAPAAAPVAATAEAPPADTAIVPAATPAAAPEIPAPAVVAAPAGPAPAAGAIVYIESAKLLDGYQGMKDARHSFEAKAKGWEKQNAALVSSFRTAVEAYQKSAPTLTAEQRAAAEQKLQQQQQQGAVEQQKIQQQAQEAEGKLTQTVLESVNKKVEAYGKTHGYKLILISAPSGGVAYGEKSLDVTAAVLAYLNSEYRKK, encoded by the coding sequence ATGAAAAATCCTGCTCAACTAGCTTTTAATGCCGTGCTGCTCGTAGCGGTGGCGATACTGTATTTTCTGCATTTCAATCAGCGCCCGGTTGCTGCGCCGGCCGCGGCCCCGGTAGCCGCTACCGCGGAGGCTCCCCCTGCCGACACGGCTATCGTGCCGGCCGCTACCCCTGCTGCCGCACCCGAAATACCCGCGCCGGCCGTAGTTGCCGCGCCCGCCGGCCCGGCCCCGGCGGCCGGAGCCATCGTGTACATCGAGTCGGCAAAGCTGCTCGATGGCTACCAGGGCATGAAGGACGCGCGCCATTCATTTGAGGCCAAGGCCAAAGGCTGGGAAAAGCAAAACGCGGCTCTGGTCAGCAGCTTCCGCACGGCCGTGGAGGCATACCAGAAATCGGCCCCTACCCTCACCGCCGAGCAGCGCGCCGCCGCCGAGCAGAAGCTCCAGCAGCAGCAGCAGCAAGGGGCCGTGGAGCAGCAGAAAATCCAGCAGCAGGCCCAGGAAGCCGAAGGCAAGCTGACGCAGACGGTGCTCGAAAGCGTAAACAAGAAAGTAGAAGCCTATGGTAAGACCCACGGCTACAAGCTGATACTTATTTCGGCACCCAGCGGCGGCGTGGCCTACGGCGAAAAAAGCCTGGACGTGACGGCGGCCGTATTGGCGTATTTGAACAGCGAATACCGCAAGAAGTAA
- a CDS encoding succinylglutamate desuccinylase/aspartoacylase family protein has product MPDNTLTINGLHIQPGERVLTRLVISRLPSGTVIDVPVHIIRAAEPGPVLLLMAGMHGDEVNGIETIRRLIRRDLLRPTRGTVIAIPILNIYGFLNFSREVPDGKDVNRSFPGHPRGSLASRVAHRFMREIMPLVDYGLDFHTGGRARANYPQLRCLLGEEPAIDALAAAFAAPFTLHARLRTGSLRATAHALGKPIIVYETGESLRFDEPGIGEAIAGTLRVLHHLGMGPAGPTPARPNVVCQRHRWLRARYAGLFRAHVALGDYVEKGQIYGSIADPYGEQAVRLEATLSGYVIGLNYMPVVNQGDALLHLAVPMQ; this is encoded by the coding sequence ATGCCTGACAACACGCTGACGATAAATGGCCTGCACATTCAGCCCGGCGAGCGGGTGCTCACGCGCCTGGTTATCTCGCGCCTACCCTCGGGCACGGTCATCGACGTGCCGGTGCACATTATCCGCGCTGCCGAGCCCGGCCCGGTACTGCTGCTGATGGCTGGCATGCACGGCGACGAGGTAAACGGCATCGAAACCATTCGGCGGCTCATCCGGCGCGATTTGCTGCGGCCCACGCGGGGCACCGTTATCGCCATTCCGATTCTCAATATTTACGGCTTTCTTAATTTCAGCCGCGAAGTACCTGATGGCAAGGACGTGAATCGCTCGTTTCCGGGGCACCCGCGCGGCTCGCTGGCCAGCCGGGTAGCGCACCGCTTCATGCGCGAGATTATGCCGCTCGTAGACTACGGCCTGGATTTTCACACCGGCGGCCGGGCGCGGGCCAACTACCCGCAGCTGCGTTGCCTGTTGGGCGAGGAGCCGGCCATTGATGCGCTGGCCGCCGCCTTCGCGGCCCCTTTCACGCTGCACGCGCGGCTGCGCACCGGCTCGCTGCGTGCTACGGCCCACGCCCTGGGTAAGCCCATTATCGTGTATGAAACCGGTGAGAGCCTGCGCTTCGACGAGCCGGGTATTGGGGAGGCCATCGCGGGCACGCTGCGCGTGCTGCACCACCTGGGCATGGGCCCCGCGGGCCCTACCCCCGCCCGGCCCAACGTGGTATGCCAGCGCCACCGTTGGCTGCGCGCCCGCTACGCCGGCCTGTTTCGGGCGCACGTGGCGCTGGGCGACTACGTAGAAAAAGGCCAGATTTACGGTTCCATCGCCGACCCCTACGGCGAGCAGGCCGTGCGCCTGGAAGCTACCCTCAGCGGCTACGTTATCGGGCTCAACTACATGCCCGTCGTGAACCAGGGCGACGCCCTGCTGCACCTGGCGGTACCCATGCAGTGA
- the rimK gene encoding 30S ribosomal protein S6--L-glutamate ligase, with product MKLAILSREPNSYSTRRLVEAATARGHEVRVLDHLRCNLVLEKGQPSVLYRGQLLERPDAIIPRIGASVTFYGTAVVRQFEMMKVRTAVDSQSIVRSRDKLRSMQILSRAGVGMPKTAFTNDTDEVPALIEHVGGAPVIIKLLEGTQGLGVVLAESAKAAQSVIEAFHNLKARILVQEFIGEAKGADVRAFVVDGEVVGAMRRQGQEGEFRSNLHRGGTGTLVKLSRAEKAAALLATKALGLGVAGVDMLQSKRGPLVLEVNSSPGLEGIEKATGLDIAGRIIDYTAALTLRKRGGKAKPKRKKAAPDPAE from the coding sequence ATGAAACTGGCAATTCTCTCGCGCGAGCCCAATTCTTATTCCACCAGGCGGCTGGTGGAGGCAGCCACCGCGCGCGGCCACGAAGTGCGGGTGCTCGACCACCTGCGCTGTAACCTGGTGCTCGAAAAAGGCCAGCCCAGCGTGCTCTACCGGGGCCAGCTGCTGGAGCGGCCCGACGCCATTATTCCGCGCATCGGAGCCTCGGTCACGTTCTACGGTACGGCCGTGGTGCGGCAATTTGAGATGATGAAGGTGCGCACGGCCGTGGATAGTCAGTCCATCGTGCGCTCGCGCGACAAGCTGCGCTCGATGCAAATCTTGAGCCGGGCGGGGGTAGGGATGCCCAAAACGGCCTTCACCAACGATACCGACGAGGTGCCCGCCCTTATCGAGCACGTAGGTGGTGCGCCCGTGATTATCAAGCTCTTGGAAGGCACGCAGGGCCTGGGCGTAGTGCTGGCCGAAAGCGCCAAGGCCGCGCAGTCCGTCATCGAGGCGTTTCACAACCTCAAGGCTCGTATTCTGGTGCAGGAGTTCATTGGGGAAGCTAAAGGTGCCGACGTGCGCGCCTTCGTGGTGGATGGCGAAGTGGTGGGAGCCATGCGCCGGCAGGGCCAGGAGGGCGAGTTTCGCTCTAATCTGCACCGCGGCGGCACCGGCACGCTCGTGAAGCTGAGCCGCGCCGAAAAAGCTGCCGCCCTGCTGGCCACCAAAGCCCTGGGCCTGGGCGTGGCCGGCGTGGATATGCTGCAAAGCAAGCGCGGCCCGCTGGTGCTCGAAGTCAACTCCTCGCCCGGCCTCGAAGGTATCGAGAAAGCCACCGGCCTCGATATTGCCGGCCGCATCATCGACTACACGGCCGCCCTCACCCTGCGCAAGCGTGGCGGCAAAGCCAAGCCCAAACGTAAAAAAGCGGCTCCCGACCCGGCGGAGTAG
- a CDS encoding ATP-dependent zinc protease: MKKPSAQRVLGRRELLDLPALGLAGVEAKVDTGAYTSAIHCADLHLAPDPATGRPVLHVRLLDPEHPATDGRPLAFSEFAQRAIRSSNGEVQLRYVIRTVARLYGQDFTTEFSLANRSDLRHPVLLGRALLRQGRFVVDVARRHVAYQAERRAAAPNPRAASAPGGAV, from the coding sequence TTGAAAAAACCTTCTGCCCAGCGGGTGCTGGGCCGCCGCGAGCTGCTGGACTTGCCCGCGCTGGGTCTGGCCGGGGTAGAGGCCAAAGTAGATACCGGGGCCTATACCAGCGCCATTCACTGCGCCGACCTGCACCTTGCCCCCGACCCCGCCACCGGCCGGCCCGTGCTGCACGTGCGCCTGCTCGACCCCGAGCACCCCGCCACCGACGGCCGGCCGCTGGCCTTCAGTGAGTTCGCGCAGCGCGCCATCCGCTCCTCCAACGGCGAGGTGCAGTTGCGCTACGTTATCCGCACCGTGGCGCGCCTCTACGGGCAGGATTTTACTACCGAGTTTTCGCTCGCCAACCGCTCCGACCTGCGCCATCCCGTGCTGCTGGGCCGGGCGTTGCTGCGGCAGGGCCGCTTCGTGGTAGATGTGGCGCGTCGCCACGTGGCCTATCAGGCTGAGCGCCGGGCCGCTGCGCCCAATCCGCGCGCCGCGTCCGCACCCGGTGGGGCAGTTTAG
- a CDS encoding 2TM domain-containing protein has protein sequence MQPTSPTPASIREQRLWQVARARVKFQSHALVFVLVNAGLWLLWALLPESHSRHELPWPIWTSLFWGFGLALQGFAAYSRLNCGERTQREYERLLTESH, from the coding sequence ATGCAGCCGACCAGCCCTACCCCCGCCAGTATCCGCGAGCAGCGCCTGTGGCAGGTTGCCCGCGCCCGCGTGAAGTTTCAGAGCCACGCGCTCGTCTTCGTTCTCGTCAATGCCGGGCTGTGGCTGCTGTGGGCGCTGCTGCCCGAGAGCCACAGCCGCCACGAGCTACCCTGGCCCATCTGGACCAGTCTGTTTTGGGGTTTTGGGTTGGCGCTGCAAGGCTTTGCTGCTTATAGCCGCCTCAACTGCGGCGAGCGCACCCAGCGCGAATATGAGCGCCTGCTGACTGAAAGCCATTGA
- a CDS encoding O-acetyl-ADP-ribose deacetylase encodes MLLSPTPRLRAEQGDITKMAATAIVNAANSSLLGGGGVDGAIHRAGGPAILEECRKIRARQGGCKTGEAVITTGGRLPAQYVIHTVGPVWNGGQKGEPELLANCYRNSLRLALENHLDSVAFPGISTGIYGYPRKDAVAIAVREIRQWLAAHE; translated from the coding sequence ATGCTTCTTTCCCCCACCCCCCGCCTGCGCGCTGAGCAAGGCGATATTACCAAGATGGCGGCCACGGCCATCGTCAACGCCGCCAACTCGTCTTTGCTCGGCGGCGGGGGCGTCGATGGCGCTATTCACCGCGCCGGTGGGCCGGCCATTTTGGAGGAATGCCGAAAAATCCGGGCCCGGCAGGGCGGCTGCAAAACTGGCGAGGCCGTCATCACCACCGGTGGGCGGCTGCCGGCGCAGTATGTTATTCACACCGTAGGGCCAGTCTGGAACGGCGGCCAGAAAGGTGAGCCGGAACTACTGGCCAATTGCTACCGCAATAGCCTGCGCCTGGCGCTGGAAAACCACCTTGACTCCGTGGCCTTCCCCGGCATTAGCACTGGTATCTACGGCTACCCCAGAAAAGACGCGGTGGCTATCGCCGTGCGCGAGATACGGCAGTGGCTGGCGGCGCACGAGTAG
- a CDS encoding 4-hydroxy-3-methylbut-2-enyl diphosphate reductase gives MQVTIDKNSGYCFGVEFAIQMAEDELRHSGGTLYCLGDIVHNRMEVERLHQQGLRVIDREELGTLHDCKVLIRAHGEPPETYQLALENNLELIDASCPVVLKLQNRVKHAFDATTRANGQVVIYGQPGHAEVIGLTGQTRNQALIVMTEADLDQIDFSRPITLFSQTTKSTAGFYKMKALIEARIAAAGGSLESFDANDSICRQVSNREPQLANFAQEHDVILFVSGRKSSNGKALFSVVNAVNPRSYFIENEHEIQEEWLVDAASVGICGATSTPLWLMRQVADRVEGIEVAV, from the coding sequence ATGCAGGTAACCATTGACAAAAATTCGGGCTACTGCTTCGGCGTGGAGTTCGCCATTCAGATGGCCGAAGATGAGCTGCGCCACAGCGGCGGCACGCTCTACTGCCTCGGCGACATCGTGCACAACCGCATGGAGGTCGAGCGCCTGCACCAGCAGGGCCTGCGCGTGATTGACCGTGAGGAACTCGGCACGCTGCACGACTGCAAAGTGCTCATCCGGGCGCACGGCGAGCCACCCGAAACCTACCAGCTGGCCCTGGAAAACAACCTGGAGCTGATTGACGCCAGCTGCCCGGTGGTGCTCAAGCTCCAGAACCGCGTGAAGCACGCCTTCGACGCCACCACCCGTGCCAACGGCCAAGTCGTCATCTACGGCCAGCCCGGCCACGCCGAGGTTATCGGCCTCACCGGTCAGACGCGCAACCAGGCGCTCATCGTGATGACTGAGGCCGACCTTGACCAGATTGATTTTAGCCGCCCCATCACGCTCTTCAGCCAAACCACCAAGAGCACGGCTGGCTTCTACAAGATGAAGGCCCTAATTGAAGCCCGCATCGCCGCCGCTGGCGGTTCGCTCGAAAGCTTCGATGCCAACGACAGTATTTGCCGCCAGGTGAGCAACCGCGAGCCGCAGCTCGCCAATTTTGCCCAGGAGCACGACGTTATTCTCTTCGTGAGTGGCCGCAAAAGCTCGAACGGCAAAGCCTTGTTTTCGGTAGTAAATGCCGTGAACCCGCGCAGCTACTTCATTGAGAACGAGCACGAAATTCAGGAAGAATGGTTGGTCGATGCCGCCTCGGTGGGTATCTGCGGGGCCACTAGCACGCCGCTCTGGCTCATGCGCCAGGTAGCCGACCGCGTGGAGGGTATTGAGGTAGCAGTATAA
- a CDS encoding MBOAT family O-acyltransferase, with amino-acid sequence MLFNSLHFLVFFPVVVGLYFGLPARWRGPLLLAASYYFYMSWRPVYGLLLAATTLLDYLSGVRMGRLATKRQRRPWLYLSLASNLGTLFIFKYFNFFWGAAGELATALHLPFVAPALALALPVGVSFYTFQSVGYVVDVYQGRLPAERNLGRFALFVAFFPQLVAGPIERGSQMLPQFRRAHGFDYGRVASGLRLMAWGMFKKVVIADRLAQMVTPIFDHPRQYQGLPLLLAVAGFTIQIYADFSGYTDLARGAARVLGYQMVLNFRQPYFAASVGDFWRRWHLSLSGWFRDYVYIPLGGNRRGLVRRYTNLFAVFLLSGLWHGASWTFVAWGALHGLYLVMEGLTQPARAALARGLGLAARPRLLHGLGVAATLALVAYAWIFFRANSLADAWYVSTHLFRGWAQLTRHEAVLTIGHFLLNYPPEVAVTLAAGALLLAVDLRLELPALAARWGRPIPAVRWAGYAALLLAIVLFGFFNSTQFIYFQF; translated from the coding sequence ATGCTGTTCAACTCGCTTCACTTCCTCGTCTTTTTTCCGGTTGTTGTCGGGCTGTATTTTGGGCTACCGGCGCGCTGGCGGGGGCCGCTGCTGCTGGCGGCTAGCTACTATTTTTACATGAGTTGGCGGCCCGTGTACGGGCTGCTGCTGGCGGCCACTACCCTGCTCGATTACCTCAGTGGGGTGCGCATGGGCCGGCTGGCCACCAAGCGGCAGCGCCGGCCCTGGCTCTACCTGAGCCTGGCCAGCAACCTGGGTACGCTGTTCATTTTCAAGTACTTCAATTTCTTCTGGGGCGCGGCCGGCGAGCTGGCCACGGCGCTGCACCTGCCATTTGTGGCCCCGGCGCTGGCGCTGGCCCTGCCGGTGGGCGTGTCGTTTTATACGTTTCAGTCGGTGGGCTACGTCGTGGACGTGTACCAGGGCCGGCTGCCGGCCGAGCGGAATTTGGGGCGGTTCGCGCTGTTCGTGGCGTTTTTTCCGCAGCTCGTGGCCGGCCCCATCGAGCGGGGCTCGCAGATGCTGCCGCAGTTTCGGCGGGCCCACGGCTTCGACTATGGCCGGGTGGCGAGCGGCCTGCGCCTCATGGCCTGGGGCATGTTTAAGAAAGTCGTCATTGCCGACCGCCTGGCCCAGATGGTGACACCTATCTTCGACCACCCACGCCAGTACCAGGGCCTACCCCTGCTGCTGGCCGTGGCCGGCTTCACCATCCAGATTTACGCCGACTTTTCGGGCTACACCGACCTGGCGCGGGGCGCGGCGCGGGTGCTGGGCTACCAGATGGTGCTCAATTTCCGGCAGCCGTATTTTGCCGCCTCGGTGGGCGATTTCTGGCGGCGCTGGCACCTATCGCTCTCGGGCTGGTTTCGGGATTACGTGTATATTCCGCTGGGCGGCAACCGGCGCGGGCTGGTGCGGCGCTACACTAACCTGTTCGCGGTCTTCTTGTTAAGTGGCCTCTGGCACGGGGCCAGCTGGACGTTTGTGGCCTGGGGGGCGCTGCACGGGCTGTATTTAGTAATGGAGGGCCTCACGCAGCCAGCCCGCGCCGCGCTGGCGCGCGGGCTGGGCCTGGCCGCCCGGCCGCGCCTGCTGCACGGCTTGGGCGTGGCCGCTACCCTGGCGCTGGTGGCCTACGCCTGGATATTCTTCCGAGCCAATTCGCTGGCCGATGCCTGGTACGTGAGCACCCATTTATTCCGGGGCTGGGCCCAGCTCACGCGCCACGAAGCGGTGCTGACCATCGGCCATTTCCTGCTCAACTACCCCCCCGAAGTCGCCGTGACGCTGGCCGCCGGGGCCTTGCTGCTAGCCGTGGACCTACGCCTGGAGCTGCCAGCCCTGGCCGCCCGCTGGGGCCGGCCCATTCCGGCCGTGCGCTGGGCTGGCTACGCGGCACTGCTGCTGGCTATTGTGTTGTTTGGGTTTTTTAATAGCACGCAGTTTATTTATTTTCAGTTTTGA
- the cmk gene encoding (d)CMP kinase, protein MKNLVIAIDGYSSCGKSTTAKAVAAALHYAYLDTGAMYRGVTLFLLENNIAFDDMPRIEQVLHDEIHLSFKRNRRTGRNELCLNEVIREDDIRQMRVSNSVSEVSVIAQVRHAMVAQQQRLGRKRGVVMDGRDIGTTVFPDAEVKIFMTADVEVRARRRQDELTAAGQDVPLPDIIENLRKRDHIDSTRAESPLRRAADAVLLDTTHITITEQVDFVLDKVSSALFAAYAHKING, encoded by the coding sequence ATGAAAAACCTCGTCATCGCCATTGATGGCTACTCTTCTTGTGGCAAAAGCACTACTGCTAAGGCAGTTGCTGCCGCGCTACACTACGCTTACCTCGATACCGGGGCCATGTACCGGGGCGTAACGCTTTTTTTACTGGAGAATAATATCGCCTTCGATGATATGCCTCGCATCGAGCAGGTTCTGCACGATGAGATTCACCTCAGCTTCAAGCGCAACCGCCGCACCGGCCGCAACGAGCTGTGCCTGAACGAGGTAATCCGGGAGGATGATATTCGCCAGATGCGCGTCTCCAACTCGGTAAGCGAGGTGTCGGTTATTGCGCAGGTGCGCCACGCGATGGTGGCCCAGCAGCAGCGCCTGGGTCGCAAGCGGGGGGTAGTGATGGATGGCCGCGACATCGGCACCACCGTTTTCCCCGATGCGGAAGTTAAAATCTTCATGACCGCCGACGTGGAAGTGCGCGCCCGCCGCCGCCAAGATGAGCTAACCGCCGCCGGCCAGGACGTGCCGCTGCCCGACATCATAGAGAACCTGCGCAAGCGCGACCACATTGACTCGACCCGCGCCGAAAGCCCCCTGCGCCGCGCCGCCGATGCCGTGCTGCTCGACACCACGCACATTACCATCACCGAACAGGTTGATTTCGTGCTGGATAAGGTATCGTCGGCCCTGTTCGCAGCGTATGCGCATAAAATTAATGGGTAA